The genomic stretch TATATTTTTGTTCTCTAATTCAGAAACGGTGTATACCCTGACTTTTATCTCTGTAAAAAGTCTGCCGACAAGAAAAAATATAAAACAAAAGCAACAGAACACTGTTTATAAACATGTTTTCCGTTGCTTTTATCTTTCTGAGTTATGAGATTTAATCTGTACTTACATACACCTTGCTTTATCTGCTAATACTAATTAAAATTCCTTCACACCTGTATCTCCCATTTCCAGAGGTCTATCCGTTTGAATGGGTTCCTTGTAGGGCGGATATTCTTCTCTTTCAGGTCGATTTTCAACCCTGTCACCACCCGGCGTTGGAATAAAGGACGGGAATACATAAGGCATTTCCTTCTTATCCTCGTCATCGATTGGCTCTTTGGGTCCTTTAATTAAATTATACTCGCTCATTCTCCTTCTCCTTTGAATATATCCTGTGTTTCTAATGCTAGGATGACCTAATTAGAAGGTTTTTATGTAATTTTTCATCACTCAGTTGCTGTTACCGATAAACATTCCCTGCTAATTTGCTTGAATATAACTGTCATGGCAAGTATAATTAAACGTAATTTAACTGTTTTATCAGGAAGGAGTATATCATGTTTCGCTTATGGGCTAAAATATTTAAAGACAACAGAATGCTGTCAGACGTGGTTATAATAAATGAGGACCCTGCTTTAAACCGTACCAAAAAGGTTTTTGCCGCAGTGGATGAAATATGTTTGAAATTCGATTTGTCCAAGCCCTTATGGCTGGATAATACCATCGCTGACTTTAAGAAACACGATAAGGCAAGATTTTACCAGGATAACTTTATCGATCATATTGATTTTGATTTCCTGGAAATTCATGTGATAGAAGAAGATTAACTTTACCTGTTGGATTATAAGATTTACTAAGAGGTACTTACCTGAATATTCATGGATATATATTTCTGGGGTACCCGTTACATAATAAGAATGGAGTACTGGAAGTCATTATTCTATGAAGTATTCAACTTTTTTATGGCAACATCCGGTTATATCCAGTCTTTGAACTGAATAAATTGATAACAATTATTCTTGAAAGGATGCCTCAATTTACTGCATGCAACCTGCATTATATGTGGCAGTACCACAGTCTGACCTGAGGTATGCATTGGGTTTAAAATGAAGAAAAAGAAAACAATCGAAATATTTCGTTCCGGAAATAAGCTGTTTTTAAGCTGTTCGCTGCTTATAATACTACTTATTATGTCTATGGACATCCATTCCTCTTCCGCCGCCTCGGAAAGCTCAGAAGCCGCTGCTGAGGGCCTGCTGACCAAAAGCTCTCTAAATGCCTTACCGGCAGGAACAGTAATTAATACTTCACAGGTGAAAGGTGGTATTAATACCGGCTTTTACTCAAGTCAGATCAATAAGGCAGTAAAGAAACGTATTACCGGGAATTCCTATAAAGAAGATAAAGAGATTCCCTTGTCAGATCTGAGATATATCAGGGTTTTGTATTATGGCTTTGATAAGAAGACACATATTGGAGAGCTTATTGTAAATAAGTCTGTTTCAAAGGATATACTGGTAATTTTTAAGGAGCTTTACAAAGCCAATTATCCCATTGAAAAAATGGTATTAATTGATGAATATGATGCAGAGGATGAAGCTTCCATGGAAGATAACAATACCTCTGCCTTTAATTACCGTACCATTGCCGGCTCAAAGACGCTTTCCAAACATGCTATGGGTCTTGCAGTGGATATTAATCCGCTATACAATCCCTGTGTTGAGAAAATAAACGGCAAGACTGTAGTAGCACCAGCCTCTGGAAAGAAATATACAGACAGAAGCCTTACCAATAAATATTATATCAAGAAAAATGATATCTGCTACAAAGCCTTTACCAAAAGGGGCTTTACCTGGGGTGGTTCCTGGAATTCCTTAAAGGATTATCAGCATTTTCAGAAAAGTAAATAAATTAAAGGCTCTGGATTAAAGTTGTCAGATGGTATTTGATGAATCTCTCCACAACTTTTACACAGAGCCTTTTTTGCTTATATTATACTATGACTTACAATCTCTTTAATAATTCTTCACGCTGTTTTTCAAAGCCGGGTTTTCCAAGAAGTGCGAACATGTTCGCCTTATAGCTTTCAACGCCGGGTTGATCAAAAGGATTTACTCCTAAGAGATATCCGCTGATTCCGCAAGCAAACTCGAAGAAGTAGAACAGCTCTCCAAGGGATTTCTCGCTCTGGTCAGGAAGATTTACGATCAGATTGGGTACATCTCCATCCGTATGTGCTAAAAGTGTTCCTTTCATAGCACTTTTGTTGATAAAATCTACGCTCTTGCCGGCAAGGTAGTTAAGTCCGTCCAAGTCTACCTCTTCTTCCTCCAGG from Anaerocolumna sp. AGMB13020 encodes the following:
- a CDS encoding M15 family metallopeptidase, with the protein product MKKKKTIEIFRSGNKLFLSCSLLIILLIMSMDIHSSSAASESSEAAAEGLLTKSSLNALPAGTVINTSQVKGGINTGFYSSQINKAVKKRITGNSYKEDKEIPLSDLRYIRVLYYGFDKKTHIGELIVNKSVSKDILVIFKELYKANYPIEKMVLIDEYDAEDEASMEDNNTSAFNYRTIAGSKTLSKHAMGLAVDINPLYNPCVEKINGKTVVAPASGKKYTDRSLTNKYYIKKNDICYKAFTKRGFTWGGSWNSLKDYQHFQKSK